A single genomic interval of Heliangelus exortis chromosome 11, bHelExo1.hap1, whole genome shotgun sequence harbors:
- the CYP11A1 gene encoding cholesterol side-chain cleavage enzyme, mitochondrial isoform X2 codes for MMLSNPCPNVSPTQRRGETPGAHPRVPGAAVTRASCLERGDKSEATLPLLPPPAPMLARAAPRTGALRGPPCVPARGCHRDRGAAPSLRGGPVPSAPRPFEQVPGDWRGGWLNLYRFWREGGLHHLHHIMARKFQQFGPIYREKLGVYESVNIISPRDAATLFQAEGTLPERFSVPPWVAYRDYRNKPYGVLLKTGQAWRSDRLMLNKEVLSPLAVEGFVPLLSEVGEDFVRRARAQAGKSGREHWTADFTHELFRFALESVCRVLYGERLGLLQDFVDPEAQRFIDAVALMFHTTSPMLYLPPALLRHLNAKTWRDHVWAWDAIFSQADKCIQNVYRDLRLQRKSSKEYMGILCSLIMQDKLPLDDIKASVTEMMAGGVDTTSMTLQWAMFELARSPGVQEQLRAEVLAAKREAGGDRVKMLKTIRLLKAAIKETLRLHPVAVTLQRYTTQEVILQDYCIPPKTLVQVGLYAMGRDAEVFPKPEQFIPQRWLAAGPKHFKGLGFGFGPRQCLGRRIAELEMQLFLMHILENFKIETMRAVEVGTKFDLILIPDKPIYLTLRPLKAQA; via the exons ATGATGCTCAGCAATCCCTGCCCCAATGTCAGTCCGACCCAGCGGCGGGGCGAAACGCCCGGTGCCCATCCCCGCGTCCCTGGGGCGGCCGTGACGAGAGCATCTTGCCTTGAGCGAGGGGATAAGAGCGAGGCcaccctccccctcctccccccacccgCTCCCATGCTGGCCCGCGCTGCTCCCAGGACGGGCGCCTTGAGGGGACCTCCGTGTGTCCCAGCCAGGGGATGCCACCGGGATCGGGGGGCTGCCCCCTCGCTGCGTGGGGGCCCCGTCCCATCCGCTCCTCGCCCCTTCGAGCAGGTGCCGGGCGACTGGCGAGGGGGATGGCTCAACCTCTACCGCTTCTGGCGGGAGGGCGGCTTGCACCACCTCCACCACATCATGGCCCGCAAGTTCCAGCAGTTCGGACCCATCTACAG GGAGAAGCTGGGTGTCTATGAGAGCGTGAACATCATCAGCCCCCGGGATGCTGCCACCCTGTTCCAGGCTGAGGGGACACTGCCGGAGCGGTTCAGCGTGCCCCCCTGGGTGGCTTACCGGGACTACCGCAACAAACCCTACGGGGTGCTCCTCAA GACAGGGCAGGCCTGGCGCTCCGACCGCCTGATGCTGAACAAGGAGGTGCTGTCACCCCTGGCTGTGGAGGGGTTCGTGCCCCTGCTGAGTGAGGTGGGTGAGGACTTTGTCCGGCGGGCACGAGCCCAGGCGGGGAAGAGCGGCCGGGAGCACTGGACGGCTGACTTCACCCATGAGCTCTTCCGCTTTGCCCTGGAGT CCGTGTGCCGTGTGCTGTACGGAgagaggctggggctgctgcaggacttCGTGGACCCCGAGGCTCAGCGCTTCATCGATGCCGTCGCCCTGATGTTCCACACCACCTCGCCCATGCTCTACCTGCCCCCTGCCCTCCTCCGCCACCTGAATGCCAAGACCTGGAGGGACCATGTCTGGGCCTGGGATGCAATCTTCTCCCAGG CTGACAAATGCATCCAGAACGTCTACCGGGACCTGCGGCTGCAACGCAAGAGCAGCAAGGAGTACATGGGCATCCTCTGCAGCCTCATCATGCAGGACAAGCTGCCCCTGGATGACATCAAGGCCAGTGTCACCGAGATGATGGCAGGCGGGGTGGACACG acATCTATGACTCTGCAGTGGGCCATGTTTGAGCTGGCCCGGTCCCCGGGGGTCCAGGAGCAGCTGCGGGCTGAGGTCCTGGCTGCCAAGCGGGAGGCAGGGGGGGACAGGGTGAAGATGCTGAAAACCATCCGGCTGCTCAAAGCTGCCATCAAGGAGACACTCAG GCTGCACCCCGTGGCGGTCACCCTGCAGAGGTACACCACGCAGGAGGTCATCCTCCAGGATTACTGCATCCCTCCCAAG aCACTGGTACAGGTGGGTCTCtatgccatgggcagggatgctgagGTCTTCCCCAAGCCGGAGCAGTTCATCCCCCAGCGCTGGCTGGCAGCTGGCCCCAAGCACTtcaagggtttggggtttggttttggccCCCGGCAGTGCCTGGGCCGCCGGATCGCCGAGCTGGAGATGCAGCTCTTCCTCATGCAC ATCCTGGAGAACTTCAAGATCGAAACCATGCGAGCGGTGGAAGTAGGGACCAAGTTTGACCTCATCCTCATTCCGGACAAACCCATCTACCTGACCTTACGGCCCCTCAAGGCCCAGGCGTGA
- the CYP11A1 gene encoding cholesterol side-chain cleavage enzyme, mitochondrial isoform X1 produces the protein MMLSNPCPNVSPTQRRGETPGAHPRVPGAAVTRASCLERGDKSEATLPLLPPPAPMLARAAPRTGALRGPPCVPARGCHRDRGAAPSLRGGPVPSAPRPFEQVPGDWRGGWLNLYRFWREGGLHHLHHIMARKFQQFGPIYREKLGVYESVNIISPRDAATLFQAEGTLPERFSVPPWVAYRDYRNKPYGVLLKTGQAWRSDRLMLNKEVLSPLAVEGFVPLLSEVGEDFVRRARAQAGKSGREHWTADFTHELFRFALESVCRVLYGERLGLLQDFVDPEAQRFIDAVALMFHTTSPMLYLPPALLRHLNAKTWRDHVWAWDAIFSQADKCIQNVYRDLRLQRKSSKEYMGILCSLIMQDKLPLDDIKASVTEMMAGGVDTTSMTLQWAMFELARSPGVQEQLRAEVLAAKREAGGDRVKMLKTIRLLKAAIKETLRLHPVAVTLQRYTTQEVILQDYCIPPKTLVQVGLYAMGRDAEVFPKPEQFIPQRWLAAGPKHFKGLGFGFGPRQCLGRRIAELEMQLFLMHVSIPLRRDLELWKEPGMVPPLVFSTCSFLHHPRSWRTSRSKPCERWK, from the exons ATGATGCTCAGCAATCCCTGCCCCAATGTCAGTCCGACCCAGCGGCGGGGCGAAACGCCCGGTGCCCATCCCCGCGTCCCTGGGGCGGCCGTGACGAGAGCATCTTGCCTTGAGCGAGGGGATAAGAGCGAGGCcaccctccccctcctccccccacccgCTCCCATGCTGGCCCGCGCTGCTCCCAGGACGGGCGCCTTGAGGGGACCTCCGTGTGTCCCAGCCAGGGGATGCCACCGGGATCGGGGGGCTGCCCCCTCGCTGCGTGGGGGCCCCGTCCCATCCGCTCCTCGCCCCTTCGAGCAGGTGCCGGGCGACTGGCGAGGGGGATGGCTCAACCTCTACCGCTTCTGGCGGGAGGGCGGCTTGCACCACCTCCACCACATCATGGCCCGCAAGTTCCAGCAGTTCGGACCCATCTACAG GGAGAAGCTGGGTGTCTATGAGAGCGTGAACATCATCAGCCCCCGGGATGCTGCCACCCTGTTCCAGGCTGAGGGGACACTGCCGGAGCGGTTCAGCGTGCCCCCCTGGGTGGCTTACCGGGACTACCGCAACAAACCCTACGGGGTGCTCCTCAA GACAGGGCAGGCCTGGCGCTCCGACCGCCTGATGCTGAACAAGGAGGTGCTGTCACCCCTGGCTGTGGAGGGGTTCGTGCCCCTGCTGAGTGAGGTGGGTGAGGACTTTGTCCGGCGGGCACGAGCCCAGGCGGGGAAGAGCGGCCGGGAGCACTGGACGGCTGACTTCACCCATGAGCTCTTCCGCTTTGCCCTGGAGT CCGTGTGCCGTGTGCTGTACGGAgagaggctggggctgctgcaggacttCGTGGACCCCGAGGCTCAGCGCTTCATCGATGCCGTCGCCCTGATGTTCCACACCACCTCGCCCATGCTCTACCTGCCCCCTGCCCTCCTCCGCCACCTGAATGCCAAGACCTGGAGGGACCATGTCTGGGCCTGGGATGCAATCTTCTCCCAGG CTGACAAATGCATCCAGAACGTCTACCGGGACCTGCGGCTGCAACGCAAGAGCAGCAAGGAGTACATGGGCATCCTCTGCAGCCTCATCATGCAGGACAAGCTGCCCCTGGATGACATCAAGGCCAGTGTCACCGAGATGATGGCAGGCGGGGTGGACACG acATCTATGACTCTGCAGTGGGCCATGTTTGAGCTGGCCCGGTCCCCGGGGGTCCAGGAGCAGCTGCGGGCTGAGGTCCTGGCTGCCAAGCGGGAGGCAGGGGGGGACAGGGTGAAGATGCTGAAAACCATCCGGCTGCTCAAAGCTGCCATCAAGGAGACACTCAG GCTGCACCCCGTGGCGGTCACCCTGCAGAGGTACACCACGCAGGAGGTCATCCTCCAGGATTACTGCATCCCTCCCAAG aCACTGGTACAGGTGGGTCTCtatgccatgggcagggatgctgagGTCTTCCCCAAGCCGGAGCAGTTCATCCCCCAGCGCTGGCTGGCAGCTGGCCCCAAGCACTtcaagggtttggggtttggttttggccCCCGGCAGTGCCTGGGCCGCCGGATCGCCGAGCTGGAGATGCAGCTCTTCCTCATGCACGTGAGCATCCCGCTGCGGAGGGACCTGGAGCTCTGGAAGGAACCTGGGATGGTGCCACCCCTGGTGTTCTCCACCTGCTCTTTTCTCCACCATCCCAGATCCTGGAGAACTTCAAGATCGAAACCATGCGAGCGGTGGAAGTAG